One window of the Salvia splendens isolate huo1 chromosome 1, SspV2, whole genome shotgun sequence genome contains the following:
- the LOC121792931 gene encoding MDIS1-interacting receptor like kinase 2-like — MKHFSTNSCAYGVVLLLSHMIAAAHSMLHPVDFLALQSIRKSLNDLHGSNYFASWDFTSDPCNFAGVYCDGDRVIALNLGDPRAGSPGLTGRVDPAIGKLSALAEFTIVPGRVFGALPHTLSQLKNLRFLAISRNFISGEIPAGLGQLRALQTLDLSFNQLTGSIPFSVGALPSLSNVILCHNRLAGSVPRFTSRALTRLDLKHNDLSGSLSPVGLPPSLQYLSLSWNRITGPVDRILYGLNRLSYVDLSSNRFSGCIPGKVFSFPISNLQLQRNDLSGPVQPVDQVRIPTVDLSFNRLSGGISPLLSTVQNLYLNNNRFTGEVPVSFVERLLSGSIEILYLQHNYLTGIRINPREEIPVSTSLCLQYNCMVLPIQTPCPLKAGRQKTRPTSQCIQWKG; from the coding sequence ATGAAGCATTTCTCGACGAATTCCTGCGCTTACGGCGTCGTGTTGCTGCTATCCCATATGATCGCGGCGGCGCATTCCATGCTCCACCCCGTCGATTTCCTCGCCCTGCAATCGATTCGGAAGAGCTTGAACGATTTGCACGGCTCCAATTACTTCGCCTCTTGGGATTTCACGTCAGACCCCTGCAATTTCGCCGGCGTTTACTGCGACGGAGATAGAGTGATCGCCCTCAACCTCGGCGATCCCCGGGCCGGATCCCCCGGTCTCACGGGTCGGGTCGACCCGGCTATCGGCAAGCTCTCCGCCCTAGCCGAGTTCACCATCGTTCCGGGTCGGGTCTTCGGGGCACTACCTCACACTCTCTCCCAGCTAAAAAACTTGCGTTTTCTAGCAATCAGCCGGAATTTCATATCCGGTGAAATCCCGGCAGGTTTGGGGCAGCTCCGCGCGCTACAGACGCTTGATTTGAGCTTCAACCAGCTCACCGGAAGCATCCCTTTCTCCGTCGGAGCTTTGCCGTCTCTCTCCAACGTCATCCTCTGCCACAACCGGCTCGCCGGTTCGGTTCCGCGGTTCACTTCCCGAGCCCTAACCCGGCTCGATTTGAAGCATAACGATCTCTCCGGGTCCCTCTCGCCGGTCGGACTGCCGCCGTCCCTCCAGTACCTGTCACTGTCGTGGAACCGGATCACCGGCCCGGTGGACCGGATTCTATACGGATTGAACCGTCTGAGCTATGTAGACCTGAGCTCGAACCGGTTCAGCGGCTGCATCCCTGGCAAAGTGTTCAGTTTCCCGATCAGCAATCTCCAGCTCCAGAGAAATGACTTATCTGGTCCGGTCCAGCCTGTGGATCAAGTGAGAATCCCCACCGTGGATCTCAGCTTCAACCGGCTCTCCGGGGGAATATCACCGCTTCTGTCAACGGTTCAGAATCTATATCTGAATAATAACCGGTTCACGGGTGAGGTGCCGGTCAGCTTCGTGGAGCGGCTGTTATCGGGGAGCATAGAAATTCTTTATTTACAGCATAATTATCTGACCGGGATCAGGATTAATCCAAGGGAGGAGATTCCGGTGAGCACCTCTCTATGCCTACAGTACAACTGCATGGTGCTGCCCATACAGACGCCCTGCCCGTTGAAGGCTGGGAGGCAGAAAACAAGGCCCACCTCGCAATGCATTCAATGGAAAGGGTAA
- the LOC121805982 gene encoding autophagy-related protein 18g-like: MKKGKGKTTKLLPNSLRIISSCIKTVSTNASTAVRSAGASVAASISNPGDDRKEQVLWAGFDKLELSATSVRCVLLLGYLKGFQVFDVEDASGLSELVSKRDGPVSFLQMLPTLSNCDGTGKYKSSHPILVVVGGNEDERIPSPQYTGQGNGRYGLTETSFGSLMEPPTAVRFYSMKSNEYVKVIDFKSAVFMVRCSSRVVAIGLEEQIYCFDTLTLEKKFIVITYPVPRVGEQGSFGINTGYGPMALGSRWLAYPPNRPFLLTTGRVSPKSLASSVSPSTSPGSGTIMARYAVESSKHLAAGLLTLGDMGYKKFSKYYPELVPENASGSPGWKAGKLAASEPESAGVIVVKDLVCSEVIAQFRAHTSPILALCFDPSGTLLVTASVHGNNMNIFRIMPSHKCGGSGSSDWSSSYVHLYKLYRGITSAVIQDICFSHYSQWIAIVSARGTCHIFVLSPFGGDEGFHTLHKPGQGTSLFLASTRPWWFTSSFTVNEKPSLSPPPCTLSVITRIKCSDTGLINSVSNVAASMVGKLWVPSGAVAAIFHNSNSIGSLEVKSTGTSLEHLLVYTPSGFVVQHEFLSSMGPELIGSTTESLSAPQTNPQNEDLRVKVEPIQWWDVCRRLDNMEREECISGSIFDGLDDAEIDEDSKMVFRENASAGDKKLAKSDSLKSLDRSHWYLSNAEVQINSGRIPIWQKSKMHFHVMESPLAECYPGGEFEIEMASSHELEIRHKDLLPIFDSFPRARSGWNDRSIPSDGKYLSASVNNSKQKTNEASIIFHSKLPSFSSTESSEGGSSRRMENLLDLDHMSVDSPPIVVGHAEGKTGVKGSMPIIPCPSQNTCDGNLLLDNAAISRSSSLGNEMQLLNVDNPDSDTDIVIPLRNDATVDFSPLFKEGYYNKPELPDHQQSTEVITHEVNSGDNTHEEEKLEDEEGPQEEGWIGGMFDFSEDC; the protein is encoded by the exons ATGAAGAAAGGCAAGGGTAAGACCACCAAATTGCTGCCTAATTCGTTGAGGATTATCTCGTCTTGTATCAAAACGGTGTCGACTAATGCTAGCACCGCTGTGCGATCCGCCGGAGCATCCGTCGCCGCCTCCATTTCCAACCCAGGAGACGATCGGAAAGAGCAG GTTTTGTGGGCTGGCTTTGACAAATTAGAGCTCAGTGCAACTTCCGTGAGATGTGTCCTATTACTTGGTTATCTGAAAGGTTTTCAGGTCTTCGATGTTGAGGATGCCTCTGGGTTAAGTGAACTGGTATCTAAGCGTGATGGACCAGTTAGCTTCTTACAGATGCTTCCAACTCTTTCAAATTGTGATGGTACTGGAAAGTACAAATCATCACACCCTATACTGGTGGTGGTTGGTGGGAATGAGGATGAAAGAATCCCATCACCTCAGTATACTGGTCAAGGCAATGGTAGATATGGTCTGACAGAAACATCATTTGGGAGCCTGATGGAACCCCCTACTGCTGTTCGGTTTTACTCAATGAAGTCGAATGAGTATGTGAAGGTTATTGACTTCAAATCAGCAGTATTCATGGTTAGATGCAGCTCCCGAGTCGTAGCTATTGGTCTCGAAGAGCAA ATTTACTGCTTTGACACCCTTACTCTTGAGAAGAAATTTATAGTTATAACCTATCCTGTACCGCGAGTTGGAGAGCAAGGATCATTTGGAATCAACACAGGCTATGGTCCAATGGCTTTGGGTTCAAGGTGGTTGGCTTATCCCCCTAATCGCCCATTCCTGTTAACTACAGGAAGGGTGAGTCCAAAAAGCCTTGCCTCCAGTGTAAGTCCATCAACATCTCCAGGTAGTGGCACCATAATGGCTCGTTATGCAGTGGAGTCTAGCAAACACTTAGCTGCAGGATTGCTCACCCTAGGGGACATGGGATACAAGAAATTTTCTAAGTATTATCCAGAGTTGGTTCCTGAGAATGCTAGTGGTTCTCCTGGCTGGAAAGCTGGAAAACTAGCAGCATCTGAACCAGAGAGTGCTGGAGTG ATTGTTGTGAAGGACCTTGTTTGCTCAGAAGTTATAGCACAGTTTAGGGCTCATACAAGTCCAATATTGGCTTTGTGTTTTGACCCAAGTGGAACCCTTCTGGTTACGGCCTCTGTACATGGAAATAACATGAACATCTTTAGGATCATGCCTTCACATAAATGTGGGGGATCAGGTTCCAGTGACTGGAGCAGTTCCTATGTGCATCTTTACAAGCTTTATCGTGGCATAACTAGCGCA GTCATCCAGGATATCTGCTTTAGTCATTACAGCCAGTGGATTGCTATTGTATCAGCAAGAGGAACTTGCCATATCTTTGTTCTGTCTCCCTTTGGAGGAGATGAAGGTTTTCATACTTTACATAAACCTGGGCAAGGAACCTCTCTGTTTTTAGCTTCCACTCGACCATGGTGGTTTACATCATCTTTTACTGTAAATGAGAAGCCTTCTTTGTCTCCACCTCCTTGTACCCTATCTGTCATCACCAGGATAAAGTGCAGTGACACCGGGTTAATTAATTCAGTAAGCAATGTTGCTGCTTCTATGGTGGGTAAGTTATGGGTGCCTTCTGGAGCTGTTGCTGCGATCTTTCATAATTCTAACTCTATTGGTTCTCTGGAGGTTAAGTCAACTGGTACCTCGCTGGAGCATTTATTAGTGTATACGCCATCAGGCTTTGTGGTCCAGCATGAATTTTTATCCTCAATGGGCCCTGAACTGATTGGGAGTACAACCGAATCTTTGTCAGCCCCACAAACCAACCCTCAAAATGAGGACTTAAGGGTGAAAGTAGAACCCATTCAGTGGTGGGATGTATGCAGAAGATTGGATAACATGGAAAGAGAGGAGTGCATTTCTGGCAGTATCTTTGATGGACTGGATGATGCTGAAATTGATGAGGATTCCAAAATGGTTTTTAGGGAGAATGCAAGTGCTGGTGACAAGAAACTTGCTAAGTCTGATTCTCTGAAGTCACTAGATAGATCTCACTGGTATTTGTCAAACGCAGAAGTACAAATAAACTCTGGCAGGATACCAATATGGCAAAAGTCAAAG ATGCATTTCCATGTAATGGAATCTCCACTAGCAGAATGTTATCCAGGTGGGGAGTTTGAAATTGAGATGGCTTCTTCACATGAGCTTGAAATAAGGCATAAAGACTTGTTGCCAATATTTGACAGTTTTCCTAGAGCAAGATCTGGCTGGAATGACAG GTCTATACCTTCCGATGGAAAATACCTTAGTGCTTCTGTGAATAATTCTAAGCAAAAGACTAATGAAGCAAGTATTATTTTTCATTCAAAGCTACCCTCTTTTAGCTCTACAGAAAGCTCAGAAGGAG GATCATCCAGACGAATGGAGAATTTGCTTGATTTGGATCACATGAGCGTTGACAGCCCTCCGATTGTTGTTGGTCATGCTGAGGGTAAGACCGGTGTCAAGGGGTCTATGCCAATTATTCCATGTCCTTCACAAAACACATGCGATGGAAATCTTCTTTTGGATAATGCTGCAATCAGTAGGTCATCCTCACTGGGGAATGAGATGCAGTTGCTGAATGTTGACAATCCTGACTCAGACACAGACATCGTTATTCCTTTGAGGAACGATGCAACTGTAGATTTTTCTCCCTTATTTAAGGAAGGGTACTATAACAAACCAGAGCTCCCCGATCATCAGCAGTCAACTGAAGTTATAACACATGAGGTGAATTCTGGTGATAACACGCATGAAGAGGAGAAGTTGGAAGACGAGGAAGGGCCTCAAGAGGAAGGTTGGATTGGCGGGATGTTTGATTTCTCTGAAGACTGCTAA
- the LOC121792940 gene encoding receptor-like cytosolic serine/threonine-protein kinase RBK2 isoform X2 — protein MEKEGEREKTNANSPDTVLEDFLRCAESQTDSSRASTSESLVEIDPKPASRLPRFLQLFGFKSKRPFNALTFSKLFSSSSSLREQVSSEPNAFLHPYFKPQWKSFSLLELQTATSNFCQGYLIGKGGYAEVYRGRLRGGQLVAIKRLTKGGMEERITDFLTELGIMGHVNHPNTAKLIGYGVEGGVYLVLDLSPLGSLASMLHNPREKVEWSTRYKVALGTAKGLLYLHEGCQRRIIHLDIKAANILLTEDFEPQICDFGLAKWLPDRWTHLNISKCEGTFGYLAPEFLMHGIVDEKTDVFAFGVLLLELITGRRALDYSQQSLVIWAKPLLKKNKIHELVDPSLAENYNAMQMNLMILAASLCVQRSSIKRPRMSQILLLLRGSCGSLDLIRKCKKLSSWKKYYKELFSAENYSFSRGLTARTRSAIEAA, from the exons ATGGAGaaggagggagagagggagaaaacAAATGCTAATTCACCAGACACAGTTCTTGAGGATTTCTTGAGATGTGCAGAATCTCAAACTGATTCCTCGAGAGCAAGCACCTCGGAATCCCTTGTCGAGATCGATCCTAAGCCAGCCTCCCGACTGCCCCGATTCCTCCAGTTGTTTGGATTCAAATCCAAACGGCCCTTCAATGCTCTTACATTTTCGAAATTATTTAGCAGTAGCAGCAGCTTGAGGGAGCAAGTTAGTAGCGAGCCAAACGCCTTTCTTCATCCCTATTTTAAGCCTCAATGGAAGAGCTTTAGCTTGTTAGAACTCCAGACTGCGACCAGCAACTTTTGTCAAG GTTATCTGATCGGAAAGGGCGGTTATGCTGAGGTGTATAGAGGGCGTTTGCGTGGGGGGCAGCTCGTTGCCATCAAACGTTTGACAAAGGGTGGCATGGAAGAAAGAATCACGGATTTTCTCACTGAACTCGGGATAATGGGGCATGTGAATCATCCCAATACTGCTAAATTGATCGGTTATGGCGTTGAAGGTGGAGTCTACCTTGTTCTCGATTTATCTCCCCTTGGAAGCTTGGCTTCTATGCTTCACA ATCCTAGGGAGAAGGTAGAGTGGAGTACTCGTTACAAGGTGGCTTTGGGAACGGCTAAGGGGTTGTTGTACCTCCACGAGGGCTGCCAGAGGCGGATCATTCACCTTGATATTAAGGCTGCAAACATATTGCTTACAGAGGACTTTGAACCTCAG ATATGCGATTTTGGGCTTGCGAAGTGGCTGCCAGACCGATGGACTCATCTCAACATTTCAAAATGTGAAGGCACATTTGG CTATCTAGCTCCCGAGTTTCTAATGCATGGAATAGTTGACGAGAAAACTGACGTATTCGCCTTTGGCGTGCTGCTGTTGGAACTCATCACCGGGCGTCGAGCCCTTGATTATTCACAGCAAAGCCTTGTTATTTGG GCTAAGCCTCTGCTGAAGAAGAACAAAATACACGAGCTCGTGGATCCATCACTTGCAGAAAACTACAATGCAATGCAGATGAATCTCATGATCCTGGCAGCTTCATTATGTGTCCAGCGATCCTCGATCAAACGCCCACGCATGAGCCAG ATTCTGTTGCTTCTGAGAGGGAGCTGTGGTAGCCTAGACTTGATTAGGAAATGCAAGAAGCTGTCAAGCTGGAAGAAGTATTACAAGGAGCTCTTCAGCGCCGAGAACTACAGCTTCTCGAGAGGCCTAACTGCGCGAACACGGTCAGCCATCGAAGCCGCCTAA
- the LOC121792940 gene encoding receptor-like cytosolic serine/threonine-protein kinase RBK2 isoform X1, whose amino-acid sequence MEKEGEREKTNANSPDTVLEDFLRCAESQTDSSRASTSESLVEIDPKPASRLPRFLQLFGFKSKRPFNALTFSKLFSSSSSLREQVSSEPNAFLHPYFKPQWKSFSLLELQTATSNFCQGYLIGKGGYAEVYRGRLRGGQLVAIKRLTKGGMEERITDFLTELGIMGHVNHPNTAKLIGYGVEGGVYLVLDLSPLGSLASMLHNPREKVEWSTRYKVALGTAKGLLYLHEGCQRRIIHLDIKAANILLTEDFEPQICDFGLAKWLPDRWTHLNISKCEGTFGHCSYLAPEFLMHGIVDEKTDVFAFGVLLLELITGRRALDYSQQSLVIWAKPLLKKNKIHELVDPSLAENYNAMQMNLMILAASLCVQRSSIKRPRMSQILLLLRGSCGSLDLIRKCKKLSSWKKYYKELFSAENYSFSRGLTARTRSAIEAA is encoded by the exons ATGGAGaaggagggagagagggagaaaacAAATGCTAATTCACCAGACACAGTTCTTGAGGATTTCTTGAGATGTGCAGAATCTCAAACTGATTCCTCGAGAGCAAGCACCTCGGAATCCCTTGTCGAGATCGATCCTAAGCCAGCCTCCCGACTGCCCCGATTCCTCCAGTTGTTTGGATTCAAATCCAAACGGCCCTTCAATGCTCTTACATTTTCGAAATTATTTAGCAGTAGCAGCAGCTTGAGGGAGCAAGTTAGTAGCGAGCCAAACGCCTTTCTTCATCCCTATTTTAAGCCTCAATGGAAGAGCTTTAGCTTGTTAGAACTCCAGACTGCGACCAGCAACTTTTGTCAAG GTTATCTGATCGGAAAGGGCGGTTATGCTGAGGTGTATAGAGGGCGTTTGCGTGGGGGGCAGCTCGTTGCCATCAAACGTTTGACAAAGGGTGGCATGGAAGAAAGAATCACGGATTTTCTCACTGAACTCGGGATAATGGGGCATGTGAATCATCCCAATACTGCTAAATTGATCGGTTATGGCGTTGAAGGTGGAGTCTACCTTGTTCTCGATTTATCTCCCCTTGGAAGCTTGGCTTCTATGCTTCACA ATCCTAGGGAGAAGGTAGAGTGGAGTACTCGTTACAAGGTGGCTTTGGGAACGGCTAAGGGGTTGTTGTACCTCCACGAGGGCTGCCAGAGGCGGATCATTCACCTTGATATTAAGGCTGCAAACATATTGCTTACAGAGGACTTTGAACCTCAG ATATGCGATTTTGGGCTTGCGAAGTGGCTGCCAGACCGATGGACTCATCTCAACATTTCAAAATGTGAAGGCACATTTGG TCACTGCAGCTATCTAGCTCCCGAGTTTCTAATGCATGGAATAGTTGACGAGAAAACTGACGTATTCGCCTTTGGCGTGCTGCTGTTGGAACTCATCACCGGGCGTCGAGCCCTTGATTATTCACAGCAAAGCCTTGTTATTTGG GCTAAGCCTCTGCTGAAGAAGAACAAAATACACGAGCTCGTGGATCCATCACTTGCAGAAAACTACAATGCAATGCAGATGAATCTCATGATCCTGGCAGCTTCATTATGTGTCCAGCGATCCTCGATCAAACGCCCACGCATGAGCCAG ATTCTGTTGCTTCTGAGAGGGAGCTGTGGTAGCCTAGACTTGATTAGGAAATGCAAGAAGCTGTCAAGCTGGAAGAAGTATTACAAGGAGCTCTTCAGCGCCGAGAACTACAGCTTCTCGAGAGGCCTAACTGCGCGAACACGGTCAGCCATCGAAGCCGCCTAA
- the LOC121792940 gene encoding receptor-like cytosolic serine/threonine-protein kinase RBK2 isoform X3, which translates to MEKEGEREKTNANSPDTVLEDFLRCAESQTDSSRASTSESLVEIDPKPASRLPRFLQLFGFKSKRPFNALTFSKLFSSSSSLREQVSSEPNAFLHPYFKPQWKSFSLLELQTATSNFCQGYLIGKGGYAEVYRGRLRGGQLVAIKRLTKGGMEERITDFLTELGIMGHVNHPNTAKLIGYGVEDPREKVEWSTRYKVALGTAKGLLYLHEGCQRRIIHLDIKAANILLTEDFEPQICDFGLAKWLPDRWTHLNISKCEGTFGHCSYLAPEFLMHGIVDEKTDVFAFGVLLLELITGRRALDYSQQSLVIWAKPLLKKNKIHELVDPSLAENYNAMQMNLMILAASLCVQRSSIKRPRMSQILLLLRGSCGSLDLIRKCKKLSSWKKYYKELFSAENYSFSRGLTARTRSAIEAA; encoded by the exons ATGGAGaaggagggagagagggagaaaacAAATGCTAATTCACCAGACACAGTTCTTGAGGATTTCTTGAGATGTGCAGAATCTCAAACTGATTCCTCGAGAGCAAGCACCTCGGAATCCCTTGTCGAGATCGATCCTAAGCCAGCCTCCCGACTGCCCCGATTCCTCCAGTTGTTTGGATTCAAATCCAAACGGCCCTTCAATGCTCTTACATTTTCGAAATTATTTAGCAGTAGCAGCAGCTTGAGGGAGCAAGTTAGTAGCGAGCCAAACGCCTTTCTTCATCCCTATTTTAAGCCTCAATGGAAGAGCTTTAGCTTGTTAGAACTCCAGACTGCGACCAGCAACTTTTGTCAAG GTTATCTGATCGGAAAGGGCGGTTATGCTGAGGTGTATAGAGGGCGTTTGCGTGGGGGGCAGCTCGTTGCCATCAAACGTTTGACAAAGGGTGGCATGGAAGAAAGAATCACGGATTTTCTCACTGAACTCGGGATAATGGGGCATGTGAATCATCCCAATACTGCTAAATTGATCGGTTATGGCGTTGAAG ATCCTAGGGAGAAGGTAGAGTGGAGTACTCGTTACAAGGTGGCTTTGGGAACGGCTAAGGGGTTGTTGTACCTCCACGAGGGCTGCCAGAGGCGGATCATTCACCTTGATATTAAGGCTGCAAACATATTGCTTACAGAGGACTTTGAACCTCAG ATATGCGATTTTGGGCTTGCGAAGTGGCTGCCAGACCGATGGACTCATCTCAACATTTCAAAATGTGAAGGCACATTTGG TCACTGCAGCTATCTAGCTCCCGAGTTTCTAATGCATGGAATAGTTGACGAGAAAACTGACGTATTCGCCTTTGGCGTGCTGCTGTTGGAACTCATCACCGGGCGTCGAGCCCTTGATTATTCACAGCAAAGCCTTGTTATTTGG GCTAAGCCTCTGCTGAAGAAGAACAAAATACACGAGCTCGTGGATCCATCACTTGCAGAAAACTACAATGCAATGCAGATGAATCTCATGATCCTGGCAGCTTCATTATGTGTCCAGCGATCCTCGATCAAACGCCCACGCATGAGCCAG ATTCTGTTGCTTCTGAGAGGGAGCTGTGGTAGCCTAGACTTGATTAGGAAATGCAAGAAGCTGTCAAGCTGGAAGAAGTATTACAAGGAGCTCTTCAGCGCCGAGAACTACAGCTTCTCGAGAGGCCTAACTGCGCGAACACGGTCAGCCATCGAAGCCGCCTAA
- the LOC121792964 gene encoding probable LRR receptor-like serine/threonine-protein kinase RKF3 encodes MIRFIYYILVLFLLSISQLLTIQSASFSVHRTSRRRLLQNDTFPSRCPLNFEFLRRMVPDSKRPNLGTRSECQYILQGLRLVLADHLRLTGSFRPPLDAAESCWDAYQSLVGEYVPGINFRRRCGFETPWIAGGCMNITTRSDFEAAVPRSALHGVGSACNQSLLNNSPCASCTTELAQIRSSYLQGESIGNVSDCTAYPFIYAAAFANQFGPTDVGTTKCLFNLDFTSSNSNSKRKKIVISVVVVACVVILILGFSLLWFLRSRKERLLKQKLKIMRTDTNLSSRLDSFGASTTLIRFTFDEIKAATRNFSRDHIIGRGGYGNVYKGVLPDDSEVALKRFKNCSAAGDASFTHEVEVIASVRHVNLVALRGYCTTTTSLEGHQRIIVCDLMQNGSVHDHLFGLVDKKLSWPIRQRIALGTARGLAYLHYGAQPSIIHRDIKASNILLDDKFEPKVADFGLAKFTPEGMTHLSTRVAGTMGYVAPEYALYGQLTERNDVYSFGVVLLELLSGKKAIIAVNDGHPTLLADWAWSLVRKGRALDVAEEGIPDLGPPELVEKYVLVAVLCSHPQLHARPTMDQVVKMLDADVPIPSVPERPISLIANLEDIERSVSSGGSGNLSTRAGYQTYTFEHDHPGVEKEDDNQNGG; translated from the coding sequence ATGATTCGCTTCATttattatatactagtactatttttacTCTCAATTTCCCAATTACTAACAATTCAATCGGCGTCCTTCTCCGTCCACCGTACCTCCCGCCGGAGACTACTCCAAAACGACACCTTTCCCTCCCGATGTCCTCTCAACTTCGAATTCCTCCGGCGGATGGTTCCGGACTCCAAACGCCCTAATCTCGGCACTCGCTCCGAGTGCCAGTACATCCTGCAAGGCCTCCGCCTCGTCCTCGCCGACCACCTCCGCCTCACCGGCTCCTTCCGCCCCCCGCTCGACGCCGCCGAGTCGTGCTGGGACGCCTACCAGTCGCTCGTCGGGGAGTACGTCCCCGGCATCAACTTCCGCCGCCGCTGCGGCTTCGAGACGCCGTGGATCGCCGGCGGGTGCATGAACATCACCACGCGCTCGGACTTCGAGGCCGCCGTGCCGCGCTCCGCCCTCCACGGCGTCGGATCCGCCTGCAATCAGTCGCTCCTCAACAATTCCCCCTGCGCGTCGTGCACCACCGAGCTCGCCCAGATCCGATCGTCGTATCTGCAGGGGGAGTCGATCGGGAACGTCTCCGATTGCACGGCGTACCCCTTCATATACGCCGCGGCGTTCGCCAATCAATTCGGCCCCACCGATGTTGGTACGACTAAGTGTTTGTTCAATCTCGATTTCACCTCATCCAATTCGAATAGCAAGAGGAAGAAGATTGTCATCTCTGTCGTAGTCGTCGCGTGCGTTGTGATTTTGATTTTAGGGTTTAGTCTGCTCTGGTTCTTACGAAGTAGAAAGGAAAGACTGTTGAAGCAGAAATTGAAAATTATGCGAACTGATACTAATTTGAGCTCTAGATTAGATTCATTTGGTGCTAGCACAACACTGATTAGGTTCACATTTGATGAAATTAAGGCGGCAACACGAAATTTCTCTAGGGATCATATAATTGGGAGAGGAGGGTATGGAAATGTGTATAAGGGCGTGTTGCCTGATGATTCCGAAGTCGCATTGAAGAGGTTCAAGAACTGTTCTGCAGCAGGGGATGCTAGTTTCACTCATGAAGTCGAGGTCATTGCGAGTGTCAGACATGTAAACTTGGTTGCATTGAGAGGATATTGCACAACCACGACGTCTCTGGAGGGTCATCAGAGGATAATTGTGTGTGATCTGATGCAGAATGGGAGCGTTCATGATCATTTGTTCGGGTTGGTGGATAAGAAGTTGAGTTGGCCTATACGCCAGAGGATTGCCCTTGGGACGGCTAGGGGACTCGCGTATCTGCATTATGGTGCACAGCCCTCGATTATTCATAGGGATATTAAGGCGAGTAACATTCTCCTGGACGACAAGTTTGAGCCAAAGGTGGCGGATTTTGGATTGGCGAAGTTCACACCAGAAGGGATGACACACTTGAGCACTAGAGTTGCAGGGACAATGGGATACGTGGCGCCTGAGTACGCGTTGTATGGACAGCTGACAGAGAGGAATGATGTTTATAGCTTTGGGGTGGTGCTTCTTGAGCTTTTGAGTGGGAAGAAGGCGATCATTGCAGTAAATGATGGACATCCAACTCTATTGGCTGATTGGGCTTGGTCCTTGGTTAGGAAGGGGAGAGCTTTGGATGTAGCTGAAGAGGGTATACCGGATTTGGGCCCTCCGGAGCTTGTAGAGAAGTATGTGTTGGTGGCTGTTCTGTGTTCGCACCCTCAACTTCATGCTAGGCCGACAATGGATCAGGTCGTGAAGATGTTAGATGCAGATGTGCCTATCCCTTCAGTACCTGAAAGGCCCATTTCTCTCATTGCGAATCTCGAAGACATCGAGAGGTCGGTGAGTAGCGGTGGTTCGGGTAATCTGTCGACGCGTGCTGGTTATCAGACTTATACTTTTGAGCACGACCATCCAGGGGTGGAGAAGGAAGATGATAACCAAAATGGTGGATAA